The DNA region ACTGTTGGGGAAGTTGGAACCTAATTGATACGCTAAGCAAATTTGAGAGAAGAAATGTGGGTGCATTTTCTTAGACTCCTTTTGCTATGGAAAAGGGTAATTTTTGAGAACTAGGCAAAATGGTTGGCAAATTTAGGGCCTACTCAATCCACACCTCAACCCATGCAATTTGGCATTCTTTGAATAAGCAGTGCCTACGCAAAGGTAGCTGAGCTTGGTCTTTGCCTCATTTCACCTGGACCAAGCAGGTGAATAATTGCTCAAGTACCTTTAATCTCATTGTATGTGTTATCTTGCATGCTtcacaccttttttttttttttggctaaatTGAGCAAAAGCATATGCTAGATTGAATTATATGAAAATCTTCTGTCATCTGTTTGCccaacttaataaattgaaataactTAAGATAATATATGtatcatgattttattttaattttcctttttttatgcAATATCCAAGTCCAGTATTTGCTCTTGCTGATCAGAAATATAATATCAAGCCTTTCTGTTAAATTGAAAAAGCTACAATGTCTGaaacaatttcttattgtcaacaACTCTCTTTCTCCAACAAAATTGTTACTAGGGTATTTGACTAGGGCCTGTTTAGGAATTTCTTATAAGGTGAGGAAATAAGAAGGGAAGAACAGGTGGGGGAGAGGTGGGGAAATCAGGGAATGGATGGGGAAGGAAAGAAATTTTCTTGATGCAAGGGATGCATAACAGGGCAAGCAGATGGATAAATTGCTGATAAATTTCAGTTTACATTTATAATGAGCTTTCTAATTAAAAGAAAGAAGGTTTCTTGATATTCTCATTTTCCTCTTTTTGAAAAATGTCTTACCTGTATTTGAATTCAAATGAGACATTAGGTCGGAGAGTATGCTCATAAAACGTGCAATTAGCTTTGATAGTTATGTCAAGATTACTAGTAACCACAAATACTTAGCCGACTTCTTGATCTTTTTTCTAATGTGGTACCAATTTTTTTCTCTTGAGTTTGACTTTTGATCTTGACAGGAAAATGATTGGACTGCATGTTTTCATATTGACTATTCTCGTACCTTGTTAAGGGtgttttttttttagttgtcAGTTCAAATGTTCACCTTTATAATAAATTATTGTTGAGCATTTAGCTCTCATGTTTTCCTAGAATTATTAGGGGGAAATTTTCTGCTTTTATTTGGTAAATTATTCAAATGTTCACCTTTTATTCTtctcaaataaattagaaaatactaGGATTTTTCTTGGCCTCTGAAGATTGTAAATTCCATTATTCATCATACAATTCTTTTGTTCATTTAAACTCATTGATGTGTGCAGCGATTTTTTTCACTGAGACATTGACATATCTCCTTAAATGTATGATATGCAGAGTGTGGCCTACGACAGGTCAAGTGCCCCAAAAGATTGTCGAATATCTACCTGGTTTGAATCGTCCGATGTTGGACTATCTAGTAACGCCAGGCACGTTGTCACCTTAACTGAGTTCTCCTATGACCTAGAGAAGAGCAATGCACAAACCTTCAACATCGAGGCAACCAACTCGGGCGTGATTAACATGGTTCGATTTGACTTCACCTCCAACCATGGGAACACGAGTCATACATGCATCTACCGGTTGAGAGTGCACGGTCATGAGCCCATCTTCACCTCTTAGCTTCTTCCAGAGGTGGATGCAGTCACCCTGAACGATGTCATACACAATCGATGGAATTGTTGCAGTGGCATTTAGAGAGGGTGAGCTTTTTGCCCTTTTGTCATTTAAGTCTGGTCTTTGGTTTTGCCAGACTGACTAACTGTAGTTTATCTGTACATCTTGGTGCACATTGTGTGCGATAACAAATTGTTTTATTTTGCATTTAGGTTATCTACTGTTTTGATTGTCCAATTTGGATAGAAATTGAGTGCACCAAAATTTGAACCTAATATTTCTAATGATTTGTCGTTATAAAAGCTGTTCCTTATTTATGCTTGTTGGTACGATATATTGTTTTCTTTTTATATGTCAAAATCAAGGATATGTTCTTAGACAACTATTGAAATAAATTGATCAAGAGATTAGAACAATTCCATGCACATTCAATACAAACAAGTACAACGTATTAAATGGAAAGAGTTTTGGAAACAAACAATAGGTCCAAAGAACATGTTTTGAAGTAAAATCTTTCCCTGTTTTGTGTTCTTATAAAATCTACCTcagttgaaaattaaatcttaTAAATCaattctgcaaaaaaaaaaaaatgagttaATACATTTATGGAAATTAAAAATTCCACGAACTGTTGATGCAAAATCCATCATAACTATTTTTTCATAAAGCAGTGTACCAACCAATTTTAGAAACACTGCACTAGCCAATCTAAAATTTATGGAATTTGATTAGCCAACCATGCCGAAGCAGTGCAAGATACATACCACAAAAACTCATGCAAGGAGGATTCAAATTTCTCGTAGAACCCAACCCCTCTAGGATTAGTCGGGTCGAAAAGTCAAATAGgatttaaaaaaaagaagaaattttACAATTTCTAGGTGAGAGTaaaaacaaaattatatttaaatatgtTGATTTACAACAACCATCTTTGGTTTTCCATCCAAAGTGACCTTTAGAATCATCCGGCCACCCGTACATTAGAAAGATAAATAGACAGATATACAACATCAATGCGAGTCATACATCATCTTATACTGCCTTTAAGTTATCTAGTGGAGTGCAAGTATGACAATGTTTAGTAAGGGACTGAAAATGATCAATCATTACTAATGCTAACAGATGGCTCGCCGGAGAACGCGCTACCACCAGAAGCTGCCGATCCTGTCTGCGAAGTGCTCAGACCTCGACTTCGATGCATTTGCCGCAGTCTAAACACATCCTTTGGAAGTGGACGGCTCTGTTCAGTTGTGCTCTCATCATCTTCTTGCCCTAGAGAAATAGCATGTCAATAGGTATTATAAAAGAGTGGTAAAAAAAACTTAAGCAGACTTTGTTCAAAATACACAGGATTTGTTCGCCAAATAAGATTTTTCAACACCAACATAAAGCTTAGTCCAAGTTGAAGCATTGAGGATGAATGTGTTGGATGGATGACTAAAATAACCAATATGCCTTTTTTTTTACATGCCACCCCACTCTATTGATTTAGTTACAATTACAGCAAAGATATGCCTTTAAATCAACAAGAAGCTAGTTTTGAAACTGTACAAGCAGCTTTCTCAACAGTTtagatcctctgtccccatttctctctgtccccgtgtcctaTTGTCGATCAGACGGATCAAATTAAATCTCAAGGATGCTTTGCACttcacgaggatactgcacatattttaaaaatgtcatgatgccttgagatttaatctgatccgtccgatcggtAATAGGACACCGGGATAGAGAgaaatggggacagaggatctgaactaCTTTCTCAGTGCACTTCCTGCACCAGAAAAATAGCTTTGGAAAGACGTGCAATGGAAGGGAACAAAGTATGCCACAACATAtcttaaaaaaacataatttgaatCCCAGAGTGCTTCGGCcttaaagaactctgggaaatccctcacataatttttaaaattttatttatttaaatataaaaaacaaTAATGAAAATAGATTTACATTGATAAATTTTTTCCAGTGCATGTAGAGGATATCTGGGAAAAAAATCCTGTCATTTCCTTTACTCTATTTTTGACAAAATAAACTAAGAAAAAATACCCATGAAAAAATTTACCTTGTTTCCTCCTCATAGGAAAAGCACCACCCTATATTAAACtatgaaacaaaaggaaaaaatatcTAGGGCAAGGTCAAAAAGACGTACTATCAAGATATTTTCGTTTGCCTGACTGTTCATCTCTGGGAAGCTTGTGGGATGGCCCATTGTTCATCCGTGTCTTGGTGGAGCCTGAAAGATCACTTGTGCTAGGACCTGGACCTGCCTGCATTTGCTGAAGAGAAACTGCTGGTTTTCCAATCCGTGTTGTTGGTGTAGGACTTTGTAGTAAAATAGATAAAACAACGTCTATATCTGGAAGTGGGCCTGCCAATAGTTGAAGTCCCATATAAAATAGTTATAATTAGGAAATATGGAAGTTTATTTAGAGTATTACCCTGACAAATGCAGTTTTAAGCTGGGATGAAACAGGCAGCACTTCTATAACCAACAAAAGGACACAAATCACTATCCCTAAACAAAGTTTCCATTGTcctaagaaataaaatttcgtagGATAGCAGCATAAAATCAAAATATAAGGAAACTCGAGAACGGATGCTGTGACATGAGTCCAAGGTGAGGAGGATATCCAACACTTGTGAAATTAAACTTATAAATATTGATCTGTAAGTTGCTAATTTGCAAACTTAAGCAGATATTGCATTTCTTTGTTGATGACCAGACTGCGACACACACCAGCAAGTATGAAGAAATGATTGATTGCAGATTGACTCAATAAGAGCTACGATGAACAAATTCACAAACAATGAGGTTCAGTAAAATGATTATTTTAAAGTGAATTGCTAAAAAGTGAGATGTTTCTATATGCAAAATTGATTGCGGTTCAGTTTAGTCTTGCAGGTTTATTTGGTTGATGTTGGTTTTTGATTAGGTGATGCAAGAGTTATAACAGGTTCAATTGATGTTTGGTTGTTTATAGTATCACAGATGGCTACAGATGATCTGGTAGCAGCTAAACCAACAGAAGACACATTACAACTAGATTCTTTACAATTAGATTCCAAAACAGAAAACTGAGACATCCCTTGATGAGGAatattctataaaaaaaattgtttgcATTGAAGACATAGCTGGTCATGCCACCAAACTGACAAATTCAAATCCATGAAATACCTGAACAGAACAGATGTTGGAAGCCAGAAGAAACCGAGATGCTTTTAATTGAATTGACACAAAGATCTTCCAGAATTTTCCACCAGAGTTATTTGTTCTTGAAAGATCTTTATCCCGTCTCTCACACAATGGCAAGAAAAATAAAGGATGATTTTATTGATGCATGAATACACAAGGAAGAAACAGCAGAGCTGGGAGGAGATCAAAAGAATCAAATTTTGGAAAAGCTCTGTGCTTCAATTGAGTTGGCAAAAGGCCCCCGCCAACCTGTGCCATGGCCAACacggaggtaaatcacaggtgactactagcctttggaatagtggctGGCGCATGTGGATCCATAGAGGGCTGTCCAGAAAATTCTTAGGTTTGTGTCATGGGTTGTGATGTATAGGTTTAATAAATTATCTGATAATTAAACTAGTGACGCAGACTTATAACCGGATGTTTATATCTTATTGAGTTGATTCATTCTGTTTTTGGTTTCCTGATAATTTCCTTAATCAATGATATATCATGTATAATTTAGTTGCAATCCCAGAGAATGTGTTGATTATTCAAGAATATATTTTTACATGcttttttttaagttgttatgTTTACTAATTGATACTGAAAATTTTACCCTCTTCAACAAAATACATGATAGTTTTGTTAAGCATTAATGATGTTGATATAGTAGGCCATGTTAGTAGGGCTTATATACTAATTTGATTGCGGAGTGTTGGATATGCTATTTCAGCCCTAGTTTGATTGTCATAGAAGTTTATGACAAACAATTAGCTTGGAAATTCAATAAATGGCATCAAACAAAAAATAATCTAAACAGGCCTATGAGGTTTAGGATAAAGGCAAGTGATGAGAATTAGGCGATAATTCAGATTTTAGAACTCCAGATTTGGTTGATGAGCTAGGGATGGATGGCAATAGTGGAGGTTAAGAAAGAATGGCAAACCATTAGCTAGACTGCTAGAAGATAGTTCTCTCTCTTACATCTCCTAATATGTCAgaactttctttctctctttgcttatatatttttcatctttttctttcttttctctgaTAAATGTAGGTGTTGAATCTCCAATGTCTTTCATCTGcagtttattatttctttttttttttctttcttttaaaaatttaaattttcatagTATCTCTGGTATGAGGTGGGAGTTTTTTTAGGAATGCatccttttctaaaaataataataaagtaccCAAATACAATTATTTTCTCAAATTGTTCCAAAGTGTTTTGGGCCACCAATCAGATATTGTATGACAACAATCCCGTTTTACAAGTACATGTGCAACAAAAGCACAAAGATTGTGAGCATGGGTACCCCCTGACATATAAATGGTATATATTTCAAGATCATGTGCAACGAAAGCAGAAAGTATGTTGACAGCATCTCAagtctgaaaaaaaaaaagagaggaggTTGAATTGTCGAGAAACATTTGCACGCACGCACGCGCACgcgcgcgcgcacacacacaTGTTTCAATTGGACatcaagataaattaaattttctgCATTgactatttttcaattttgatccAGAACTTGCgtctaaaagaaatttttatatacCTATTGCAATAAGCACTGTTACATGACAAACATGGACAAGCAAGCACACATCAACCAAGGAGGAAACATGTAACAAACAAAAGTTGAGAATGTCACGATATGCTAGTTAAATGACAAACAAAAGACTAAGGTACCTTCAACAACAGGCAAATTTGTGATAAAAGTGGCCAGCACTGGTGAGATTAGTTTAAGAATGTCACTGACTGCAGTTGTACTATTACCAGCAGGAGGTAAACCAGaggtatgtgttgaattggaAGATGCAGGAACCTCAGATCCTGTAACAATTGAAAGAGTcaggaaagtttttttttaaaaaaaaaaatgacagcCATCCAAGAATTCCCAGGTTTCTATCTTGTAAATCAAGTAAATTTAATGTGCAGTTATGAATTTAGGATAGGCAATTCTGAAGTTCATAATAAACAAAACCAGGAAATTAATTGTTTATTGCATGCCAAGTGCAATCAGCTTCTATATGGTCCAAGGGATATCTGAATATCAGAAAGGTTCCAGAAGTAGTCTCATCCGTAGTCAATTGAATGCCCTTACAAACTTCAAGTTCCTCAGGTATCCGAGTTTAAGAGGAGATAAGGAAGAACATTTTACTCTTCTTAAGAGACAAATCAAGCCATCAGCTTTAATCTAGTGTGTCACACAACTTAAGTCTCTTAACAGCTGCATTAATGTTGTCCCTTCTTCAAGCTTGGCTCGAATGATTTCTTCATTAaatatctctattctattttGTGCAACAAGATGTACGTGACATATAACTATGTTCCAGCTTGAGAATGTTATAATAATAATTAAGTCACACATCGTTTAGTCATTAATTATTATATTGGGACATTATATACATACACACTTGCACGAGAGTAATAGCATTCTTTTCTAATCATAATTTAAAGTTTTCATGTCATCTCACCCATGCCGTGCAATATGGTACCTTTCATTTCCCACGCCAAGATGTAGCAGAATGTGACACCACTGCAGAGCCTTTCTTTAGGTTAGCAGTGGCTACCTGATGATGAAATTAACAGGAGagggaagaaaataaaaaggatggTGACCTTCTAAAACAAGAAATTCACTCCTCTTATACCACATCTTCCTTTCTGTAAATGGTGCCAGTTGGACGCAGACATGTGCAGCGCCTGTACCATGTGTTAACACAACTCAACAAAGGAAAGTGACAGCTCAGATCTAGGACCAAACTGGTTCAAGCACTAACACTTGAGGACCCAAATTACTGTATACCTCATTCCTTCAAAGCTTAGAATATGCTCAAGCAAGAGTGTATAACTCACAAAGAAATGATGCAATCAATGCAGATACGACAATTAGTGAAACTAACAGTGACGGAGTTCCAACTCAATAGAAATGCTAAATTGAGAGTTAGTGTTTGATTTAATTCCATCAGAAATAGACCTAGCATCCCCATCCTAGCCTCGAGGATGGTTTGATGCTTCTTTGATTCCACTCTGATCAAAGCAAATGAAGACATCCCACACCAATTTAGTTGGCACAACCCATACCATGTGACAACAGAATCACTAGGATAATCATGTTATGCTGGTGTAGAATTATGCCAAAATTTTGATCTTGAAGGGGGCAGCAGCCCTCAAAATTTTCAAGATCAAGATCAAACCTAGAAACAACAAGAGGTCCACAAATTTGGATCCTAACACTGTAACACACAACCCAATGAAACATAGGTTTTGATAAGTTATTAACTAGAGAAAAGTAGGATTTCTAGCCTCTGCTCTTTAAATTAAACATATTGCTAAATTGACAATTTAAAAGGATTAATATGTGTTTGTACTACCACTAAGATTTTATTAAAAGACAAAGAAATTATGCTTCGACTGGAATAACATAGGAACTAGATTTATTCACAGCCAAATCAGATTAGAAATCCTAACTTAGCTCAAATGCAATAATCAGGATAGATCTTctctaaataaattaattaaacaaagtTATAATAGAAAACATGCAGAATTGCAAGGTTAAGTCTCATTCCAGGTAGGGGTTTCAATGCCTAGACTAGACAAGATGGATATGGTGCCAACTGATTTACTATGTTGGTATGAGATGGTATAGGGGCATCACTTGGGAGGAGGAACCAAGGAGGAAGGAACCTGAAATAGAAGAGTCAAAGAGTGCCGTATTTTTCCAGAATGCTTAATGTCACTCAAATTTCTAAAATCATGCTCAATTACATTAAAATCATTGTAAAGTAATATCATATCAAGTGAAATATGTTGGTTCTATGGTGAATGAAATTGTTATTTATGAGGTGAGATTAGACTGTTAAATTGTAATCAATGCTCCATTCTAACGAATATCTCGACTGATCTGACCCAAGGTGTAGCAGAAACCACTGATCCTACCCGAGGTGTAGGAAACCATGAAGCCCAATTCAGTTATATGGAAATGTTTTTGTCCAAAATACAGTACATCGACAACTTTTACCTAGAGTTTGTCTTGGATCATATATAACCATTCGAGAGGTATCTGGATAAACAACCTTTGAAGACGGTGGCAGCGACTTCGAATTTGTTGTCAGTCCAGCAGAAACCTTGTCTCCACCTATGACATACAGTGACAATGACTTCCACTTCATCCAAATGTTATGAATATAAAGCTTCCTAAGGCAAATTATAAGTGCTAATGTTTAGAGCAAAAAAATGTGTACCAGTGATATTAACACAATTAAGTAAACTTGACTTGTCAACTCTCTTGTTGATGTTTTTCATGAGCCACTGGAAATATCATAAGAATTTCCATGAAATATCATTctctttttttatataaaaaaggaCAAATAGAGGAAAACATTAATTGAAGAAGACATAATTTCACAGGAAACAGCAAACAAACATAtacataaaattaaagaaattaataaaCTCACAGTGATTGTTCTAACTCAAGGATAAAATAAGCAATAAGATTAAAAAGACTCCATCGAAAATCTAACCAAGGTCTAGGATCCTTAGATATTGTTCTTTCAAGCAGCCATATATACTAATCATCGTGGATGAATATCACTTTTGTTTTCTTCGAAGTAAGCATcaagttttagttttttttttcagacaGGCAAGCTCCTAATCTCACCAAAAATATTGATCTGTAAAGCAAAACCCAAGACTCGCAGACCGATACCAATAGAGATGATGTTCATTCCAATGATGCTTGAACTAATATGTCAGACCTGGGGGACAATCATGCTCGGACCAATTTTGTCGGACCTGAGGAACGACCATTAATGTCAGATTTAATTCCACTACCACATTACGGTCTTGCTTCATCTGAAAACAAGCATCACTTTTGCATCATTTCAGTATGAATTTGTTGGATGTCGAATAAATCATAATTAGGGGCAGATTTGTTGCACAAAAATCACATTCAACTCCTACTTCAACCAATGCTCTTGAACTTGCAGTAAGGGTGATCAACCCTTGAGGTTTGTATTATGACATGTTAAATGTGAAAGGGAACAATTAACATGCATCTAGACATGTAACCCTCATTGTGAAATTGGTTGGACACCTAGACCTAACCCTTCTATAATACCTCATGTTCATTAGGAGTAAAGGACTTCAACAGGCACAATTCTGGTGTCCTTTTCTGTATCTTCTCTACAGATTCCCCTTTTCCTTGAGCGTCTGTGACTTTAACGGGCATGATTCTGGTTTCCTTTTGTCTCTCTCTAAAGATTCAAGGATTCTAGCATCTTTTCTTTAATGAGTAGAACCAGACAACCCTCGATTCTACAATTGAAGGAAACTCAATGAAAATCATTTACCTCTTGTCTTGATAGATGATCAAGATCTTTTGATGAGCAGGGCCATAGATCCATAAAACTGTAACGTGAAATGACATCATACAGAGTGTTCTCCAGTGCTGGCGAACCTTCTTCAACCATTTGTGATAAGGCTTCCTTCCTTCTTTGTTCAACCTGTATTCATGGAGTCCAAACCCTTATTATACTTAAAAATACAAAATCTAATACAACACAAACAAAAAGTAGATATAATGTTGACCAGATTGCTTTGTTAGTATAAACTGATTTATGTAAAAGCTGCAGATGCTCAGATGGATCAAGTTTACAGGGGAAAAAGAACCCAGGTTACAACAACCAAACAAAAAGTATTTCTGAAGCCCTGAATACATCAACACCTTATAAAAATAATGAATCAGCTCATACCTTCAACATGCTCACCAAATCTCCATATGTCTGCTCAAACTTGGAAAATCCTTTCCAGACCTGAATATCAGTGTCCATGAGAGATATAGTCTAGCACAGGCATAACTAATTTAACACAAACTATATTAAATGAACGATGGAGAAGGCAACCAATGAAACAAAGTCAACTAAAGGTCAGTAGATAGGAAATATATCAGACAAGTCACATGAACAGTAACCTTATTTAGGAATTATCTTATTGGTCAGTGTTATGATGTTCTACAACTAAATAATAATTTAGTGAAATATTTGTTATTCAACTTTATTTCACCTATTGTGCTATCAATCAAGGTTCGAAATCTCGAGCCATGCCGATATTTCAGTCTTTGATTGGAATGATACTATTTTGGAATCGTGTCGACATTTCAATGTATGGTGCTAGTGATAAATTGGAGATGAAAAGAGAAACATCCACTTGAGAACCCAAGAAATGGATGGAGGATCAAGAACAATACTTGGCATTGTTGCAACACTTCCAATGCTAAGTAGGATGTAGATCATACAACACATCTAAGCACATATCAAAAGACCAAAAGTAGAAAGTGGGGATGGGGGAGGCTCACTGCATATCAACTTAGCTAGAAACTCATCATGATTATAACTGGAGTAAGACTACAGTCCTGAAGCGAGATCCTGAAAGTTGGTGATCAGTAACATAGAGGCCATATAGCATCAATTCAGCCAATGCATATCCATTTTCACAGTCTGTGGCATAATCAATAGAGATAAATAGTATTGATCTAAGCCATAAAATGGTATAATGATGTCTGATTCATTAAATGGGAATATTTTAGGAAATGGATATAGATATAGCATCAAGGGTTCAACTAAAATTTTACAACATGAAGACTTTGATTATGATACATGAGCCTTCTAATAAAGAAACAGTGGCAAGGCTCCTAACAAGGTAACCTCTATGTCAACTTGGTTACAATAAATTTGGTATGAATTATCCATAGGCTAACATATCTCAGACATTCTATGAAACATGTATTATCAGAAAAGGCAAAGGTGATTGAGGTAGATCCAGAATGGATCTGAACCTGTATTGGCGGTGCTACATTTTAGCGTTCAAACTTTAACTCACATATGATAAAGTTAGTTTTAACAAGTTGATGTGCCCCATTCCCCACAGGCATGTGTAAAGAAATATGTGCAATCACAATCAATTAATCGGAAGGCTGGAAGTATGACtaaacaaatatataaaaatgcaGTTGGGAAAACATAACCAATTATACTGTTAATGCCTAGATGCGCAATAATAGCAAAACATAACCACATTATACTGTTAATGCCTAGGTGCAAAATAGTGGCATCCTCATATTTCTTACAGTTTGTTCCTCAGCTAGTCATTATCAGCAAATGCAACGAGTCATAAAACTTTTCATGGAATTAACAAATTGCAAAACGATGATCTCAATACCTCCACAGATTTTTCAGGGGGAAGTGAACTCAAAGCACGCTCAAACAAAGCCCGAACATTTCTATCATCATTTAAGCGacacaaaaaatctgcatatcTGTAATAAAATACCAAATaaggataatttttcaaaatatacaaTTTCAACAGAAGTATAATTTAACAGCGGTAGTGTACCATTGCATGCAAACAGTGGAGGTATTTTGGTCTATAAAAAGTGAAATGCACCAGATTTGGGCATTTTGGAACTCAGAAGGCCAATTGGGCATATTTGCCAATATCAAGAGCTTTATATGGGTAATTTCTCATTTTTAAATCCACATTATTCAAACAATCAGCAAGCCAGTGAGGTACTACTACACCTAGCAGAGTATTAAGTTGGTTGGTGTCTCTAAATTTCAACATCAACAAGCCTTGGGTCTTAGGTGTTTATGTTTAACTACACGAATAGTACTTTGCCATTATACCCCAAGTAAAGCTATGTTGCTAAAATCCAGGTCACACCTAAGCTCATGGTTGTTAATACTGATGTGAATTGCTCAAGTTGGATCAGTGTCAACGGAGGCTGACCCCTTTGTGACAAATCATACAAGCCCCAATCTAAGGTGCTTAGGTTTCGCCATAATGGTATTATTCTATCATTGGATTCCTTGTAAAGCTATGTTGCTAATATTCAGATCATTTAGCCCACCTTTAATCATGGTTACCAAAAATCATTGAAGTTTGATTGATGTCCAAAAAGGTTGATTAGATCCTTCCTAAGAAATTGGACATCTCATGAATTCAAAGAAGTTCAGAAATATAGAGTTCTAAGATAACAGCTAGAAATGAATTAGACTGCACCAGAAAATAGATAGCATGAATTGATGTTGGTCAAATTGGGAGTAAAAATAGATGAAATAGGTTGAAATTTGGCAAATGTTTCATCAATTTCGATTTAAAATTTATTGTGTGCTTGAATATAATCCAATTTGGATGTAATTGAGGACCCAATTGAACACCAAACAtggtttatttaataataatatgattttattaTAAAACTTATTAATAGCAATATCATGATCATCGATTTTTATTGATATCTTTCCGCCTTATGGATAATCTATACACAAACATGAAGTGACACTCGCATGACCTGGAACCATGAGTATCTTTACCAAGGTCCGTCACCAGAATGAAATGTACAGAACGTGCCAGATGCCAGTGGTGTGCTAAGCCACAAAAGAGGAGAAACGGAGACAGCGGAAGAGAAGGGGGCAAGAGGTCAAATGTGCACAAAGGGGGTGGGGGGACAGCGTGTGACATAGATGCTAGAAGATGGCATGAAGACTGAAATCGAAGCTAGAAATAAGATGCAATCACATGTGGAGATGGTGTAGGAGACAAAGTGCAACGTTAATGCTAGAAGATGATGCGGAAGAGTACTAGAATTGATGTTGGAAGACAGCGGAAAGACAACAGAAGCTCGCCTCATGTTTGATTCGACATTGGAAATTTTCATTGCATT from Zingiber officinale cultivar Zhangliang chromosome 4B, Zo_v1.1, whole genome shotgun sequence includes:
- the LOC121974457 gene encoding cleavage stimulation factor subunit 77-like isoform X3; its protein translation is MANLRKVYQRAIVTPTHHVEQLWKDYENFENSVNRTAAKGLVSEYQPKFNSARAVYKERKKYLDEIDWNMLAIPPNGSYKEEQQCMAWKRLLVFERGNPQRVDSASANRRITFCFEQCLMYLYHYPDIWYDYATWHASSGSVDSAAKVFQRALKALPDSELLKYAYAELEESRGAIQSAKKIYESFLVSNSGATSLAQIQYIRFLRRSEGIEAARKYFLDARKSPSCTYHVFVAYATVVFCVDKDSKVAHNIFEAGLKRFMNEPGYILEYADFLCRLNDDRNVRALFERALSSLPPEKSVEVWKGFSKFEQTYGDLVSMLKVEQRRKEALSQMVEEGSPALENTLYDVISRYSFMDLWPCSSKDLDHLSRQEWLMKNINKRVDKSSLLNCVNITGGDKVSAGLTTNSKSLPPSSKVVYPDTSRMVIYDPRQTLGSEVPASSNSTHTSGLPPAGNSTTAVSDILKLISPVLATFITNLPVVEGPLPDIDVVLSILLQSPTPTTRIGKPAVSLQQMQAGPGPSTSDLSGSTKTRMNNGPSHKLPRDEQSGKRKYLDRQEDDESTTEQSRPLPKDVFRLRQMHRSRGLSTSQTGSAASGGSAFSGEPSVSISND